From a region of the Hemibagrus wyckioides isolate EC202008001 linkage group LG06, SWU_Hwy_1.0, whole genome shotgun sequence genome:
- the tfg gene encoding protein TFG isoform X2, with amino-acid sequence MNGQLDLSGKLIIKAQLGDDIRRIPIHNEDITYDELLLMMQRVFRGQLQSSDEVTIKYKDEDDDLITIFDSSDLSFAIQCSRILKLTLFVNGQPRPLESSQVKHLRKELIQLRNRINSLLDSLEPPSEPALESNNPETECVEAVDTAVKQAPPVSAASMSAFDPLKNQEEVSKNVISAFGLSEEPAPAPAVAAVEERSGTPDSINSSSSAAHPPAGAAQGAPPYSGVQPSPATTIDGQMYQQYQAPGGYPPQQPAAPQQQYSMQYPGYTTQPGGPQAPPPQQQFQNYPTPTSQAAAPGSAPGFSAQSQAPPPPQPQGAGQYPPPQFPSQNYTSQASQQPANYSLPPTSQPAPGYQSRPGYTPPPGVTPPPGGSNPYARNRPPYGQGYTQPGPGYR; translated from the exons ATGAATGGACAGCTGGACCTGAGTGGGAAGCTGATCATCAAGGCTCAGCTGGGCGACGACATCCGCCGCATCCCCATCCACAATGAAGACATCACCTATGATGAGCTCCTGCTCATGATGCAGCGCGTTTTCCGCGGCCAGCTCCAGAGCAGTGACGAAGTCACCATCAAATACAAGGACGAAG ATGATGACCTCATCACCATCTTTGACAGCTCAGATCTGTCCTTCGCCATCCAGTGCAGCAGAATATTAAAGCTCACTCTGTTCG TGAACGGGCAGCCACGGCCGCTGGAGTCATCTCAGGTTAAGCACCTGCGAAAGGAGCTGATCCAGCTGAGGAACCGAATCAACAGCCTGCTGGACAGCCTGGAGCCACCCTCAGAGCCTGCACTGGAGAGCAACAACCCTGAGACGG AATGTGTGGAAGCTGTAGACACAGCAGTGAAGCAGGCTCCTCCGGTCAGCGCTGCAAGCATGTCTGCCTTTGACCCCCTGAAGAATCAAGAAGAGGTCAGCAAGAATGTCATCTCGGCATTCGGCCTGTCTGAAGAGCCTgctccag ccccagcagtagctgcagtgGAAGAACGCTCTGGCACTCCTGACAGTATTAACTCATCCTCCTCTGCAGCTCATCCTCCTGCTGGGGCAGCTCAGGGTGCACCACCTTACTCAGGGGTACAGCCATCTCCTGCCACCACAATTgatg GTCAGATGTATCAGCAGTATCAAGCTCCAGGTGGATATCCTCCTCAGCAGCCGGCCGCTCCTCAGCAGCAGTACAGCATGCAGTACCCTG GTTATACTACTCAGCCTGGTGGCCCTCAAGCCCCTCCACCTCAGCAACAATTCCAGAATTACCCCACCCCTACATCTCAAGCTGCTGCTCCTGGCTCCGCCCCTGGATTTAGTGCCCAGTCACAGGCTCCACCCCCTCCCCAGCCCCAGGGTGCAGGCCAGTACCCGCCACCTCAGTTTCCTTCTCAGAACTACACTTCCCAGGCCTCCCAGCAACCAGCCAACTATAGCCTGCCGCCCACCTCCCAGCCGGCCCCAGGGTATCAGTCTCGTCCTGGATACACCCCACCCCCTGGTGTGACCCCACCCCCCGGAGGCTCTAATCCCTATGCC
- the tfg gene encoding protein TFG isoform X1, with product MNGQLDLSGKLIIKAQLGDDIRRIPIHNEDITYDELLLMMQRVFRGQLQSSDEVTIKYKDEDDDLITIFDSSDLSFAIQCSRILKLTLFVNGQPRPLESSQVKHLRKELIQLRNRINSLLDSLEPPSEPALESNNPETECVEAVDTAVKQAPPVSAASMSAFDPLKNQEEVSKNVISAFGLSEEPAPAPAVAAVEERSGTPDSINSSSSAAHPPAGAAQGAPPYSGVQPSPATTIDGQMYQQYQAPGGYPPQQPAAPQQQYSMQYPAGYTTQPGGPQAPPPQQQFQNYPTPTSQAAAPGSAPGFSAQSQAPPPPQPQGAGQYPPPQFPSQNYTSQASQQPANYSLPPTSQPAPGYQSRPGYTPPPGVTPPPGGSNPYARNRPPYGQGYTQPGPGYR from the exons ATGAATGGACAGCTGGACCTGAGTGGGAAGCTGATCATCAAGGCTCAGCTGGGCGACGACATCCGCCGCATCCCCATCCACAATGAAGACATCACCTATGATGAGCTCCTGCTCATGATGCAGCGCGTTTTCCGCGGCCAGCTCCAGAGCAGTGACGAAGTCACCATCAAATACAAGGACGAAG ATGATGACCTCATCACCATCTTTGACAGCTCAGATCTGTCCTTCGCCATCCAGTGCAGCAGAATATTAAAGCTCACTCTGTTCG TGAACGGGCAGCCACGGCCGCTGGAGTCATCTCAGGTTAAGCACCTGCGAAAGGAGCTGATCCAGCTGAGGAACCGAATCAACAGCCTGCTGGACAGCCTGGAGCCACCCTCAGAGCCTGCACTGGAGAGCAACAACCCTGAGACGG AATGTGTGGAAGCTGTAGACACAGCAGTGAAGCAGGCTCCTCCGGTCAGCGCTGCAAGCATGTCTGCCTTTGACCCCCTGAAGAATCAAGAAGAGGTCAGCAAGAATGTCATCTCGGCATTCGGCCTGTCTGAAGAGCCTgctccag ccccagcagtagctgcagtgGAAGAACGCTCTGGCACTCCTGACAGTATTAACTCATCCTCCTCTGCAGCTCATCCTCCTGCTGGGGCAGCTCAGGGTGCACCACCTTACTCAGGGGTACAGCCATCTCCTGCCACCACAATTgatg GTCAGATGTATCAGCAGTATCAAGCTCCAGGTGGATATCCTCCTCAGCAGCCGGCCGCTCCTCAGCAGCAGTACAGCATGCAGTACCCTG CAGGTTATACTACTCAGCCTGGTGGCCCTCAAGCCCCTCCACCTCAGCAACAATTCCAGAATTACCCCACCCCTACATCTCAAGCTGCTGCTCCTGGCTCCGCCCCTGGATTTAGTGCCCAGTCACAGGCTCCACCCCCTCCCCAGCCCCAGGGTGCAGGCCAGTACCCGCCACCTCAGTTTCCTTCTCAGAACTACACTTCCCAGGCCTCCCAGCAACCAGCCAACTATAGCCTGCCGCCCACCTCCCAGCCGGCCCCAGGGTATCAGTCTCGTCCTGGATACACCCCACCCCCTGGTGTGACCCCACCCCCCGGAGGCTCTAATCCCTATGCC
- the jagn1a gene encoding protein jagunal homolog 1-A: MTSRAGPRAAGTDGSDFKHREKVAPHYQMSASLKSEIKKLTIVHLVIWLLIASQVTVSHFKLFSHDVVAMPYQWEYPYLLSLLPSLLSGMAMPKNNISYLVISMISAGLFSVAPLIFGAMEMFPVAQQLYRHGKAYRFIFGFSAVSVMYLLMVIAIQVHAGQIYYSKKLLDAWFDSTQEKKKK, encoded by the exons ATGACATCACGTGCAGGCCCGAGAGCTGCCGGGACTGATGGGAGTGACTTCAAGCACAGGGAGAAAGTTGCTCCTCATTATCAGATGAG TGCTTCATTAAAGTCTGAGATCAAGAAGCTGACCATTGTGCACCTCGTTATATGGTTACTTATAGCCTCCCAGGTGACAGTTTCCCACTTCAAACTGTTCTCCCATGATGTGGTGGCCATGCCCTATCAGTGGGAATACCCATACCTCCTCAGCCTGCTGCCCTCGCTGCTGTCAGGTATGGCCATGCCCAAGAACAACATTAGCTACCTGGTGATCTCCATGATCAGCGCCGGCCTATTTTCTGTGGCTCCGCTAATCTTCGGTGCCATGGAGATGTTCCCGGTGGCACAGCAGCTGTACCGACATGGCAAGGCTTACCGATTTATCTTTGGCTTCTCGGCGGTGTCGGTAATGTACCTGCTGATGGTGATCGCCATTCAGGTGCACGCAGGGCAGATTTACTACAGCAAGAAACTGCTGGATGCCTGGTTTGACTccacacaagaaaaaaagaaaaaataa
- the col8a1a gene encoding collagen, type VIII, alpha 1a, with translation MAPFLVVLVQVVLLPSVCGGAYYGHKAHHQQHQPIPHIPHKGIGKEMPHMQPHHYRKEIPQLPMHMNKGKDKKGETIPRGVQGLPGEIGPQGLPGPRGPPGPAGPQGNGMPGPPGNPGAPGPPGLPGVGKPGMPGMPGKPGGMGPPGAQGEQGPGGAQGPPGMKGPPGPPGLPGLPVSGKPGGQGPPGLAGPKGEPGHKGLPGLPGLPGPKGDKGIGHIGPQGPKGPPGAPGLPGHKGLPGVGKPGPPGLPGAPGKEGQPGPPGRLGPEGQPGLEGKQGPQGLPGIGKPGEVGLPGQPGVPGHKGLPGPPGLPGKPGLPGFGKPGYPGPKGDKGMGGPPGLPGPKGDKGFGGPPGMVGPSGPSGPLGPQGPVGPPGGIGAPGPKGERGEGGAKGEPGHIGKPGPPGIAGQPGQAGENGEPGPRGPAGPIGPKGEGGEKGQPGSLGPSGMPGPKGEAGAPGPEGPQGPKGIPGLTGPGGPIGPPGVPGPKGESGPPGKAGPPGEGNPGAVGPLGPPGPPGPIGSPGQAGKPGPPGPPGPPGPTAVNPELMGVLPEMGPALDGVKASGHMKGKKYGGGADIMGSSGLEMPAFTAQLTTAYPPVGTPVVFDKLLYNGRQNYNPQTGVFTCDLPGVYYFSYHVHCKGSNVWVGLYRNGEPVMYTYDEYKKGVLDQASGSAVVPLQQGDTVHIELPSEKASGLYAGQYVHSSFSGFLLYPM, from the exons ATGGCTCCTTTCCTGGTGGTTTTAGTACAAGTGGTATTATTACCATCTGTTTGTGGAGGTGCATATTATGGGCACAAAGCACATCATCAACAGCACCAGCCCATACCTCATATACCTCACAAAGGTATAGGAAAAGAGATGCCTCATATGCAGCCTCACCATTACAGGAAAGAAATACCACAATTACCTATGCATATGAACAAAGGCAAGGACAAAAAAG GTGAGACCATCCCTAGGGGTGTGCAGGGACTTCCAGGAGAAATTGGACCACAAGGACTTCCTGGACCAAGAGGACCACCAGGGCCTGCTGGTCCTCAAGGAAATGGTATGCCAGGTCCTCCAGGAAATCCAGGTGCGCCTGGCCCCCCAGGGTTGCCGGGTGTTGGTAAACCAGGAATGCCAGGAATGCCAGGGAAGCCTGGTGGTATGGGACCACCAGGAGCACAAGGTGAACAGGGACCTGGTGGAGCACAGGGGCCACCAGGCATGAAAGGACCACCTGGCCCCCCTGGACTCCCGGGCTTGCCAGTAAGTGGGAAGCCAGGCGGCCAAGGGCCACCAGGACTGGCAGGACCCAAAGGTGAACCAGGGCACAAAGGTCTACCTGGTCTTCCAGGGTTGCCTGGGCCTAAAGGGGACAAGGGAATCGGACATATTGGGCCACAAGGTCCAAAAGGCCCACCTGGGGCTCCAGGACTACCTGGGCATAAAGGATTGCCGGGAGTTGGCAAGCCTGGACCCCCTGGTTTGCCTGGAGCACCCGGTAAGGAAGGACAACCTGGACCACCTGGACGACTTGGTCCAGAAGGTCAACCAGGCTTGGAGGGCAAACAAGGACCACAAGGACTGCCTGGCATTGGAAAACCAGGTGAGGTTGGATTGCCAGGTCAGCCAGGTGTCCCAGGTCATAAAGGACTACCAGGGCCACCAGGTTTGCCAGGAAAGCCTGGATTACCTGGATTTGGAAAACCAGGATACCCTGGCCCAAAGGGTGACAAGGGGATGGGAGGGCCACCTGGACTTCCAGGACCAAAAGGTGACAAAGGATTTGGAGGTCCACCTGGTATGGTAGGACCCTCAGGACCCAGTGGTCCTCTTGGCCCACAAGGACCAGTAGGACCTCCTGGTGGTATTGGTGCACCAGGACCTAAAGGAGAGAGAGGTGAAGGTGGAGCAAAAGGAGAACCAGGGCATATAGGAAAGCCAGGACCTCCAGGAATTGCAGGCCAACCAGGTCAAGCAGGTGAGAATGGTGAACCTGGTCCACGGGGACCAGCAGGACCTATTGGTCCCAAAGGAGAAGGTGGAGAGAAGGGTCAACCTGGGTCTCTTGGCCCTTCTGGTATGCCTGGCCCTAAAGGAGAAGCAGGTGCACCTGGTCCTGAAGGGCCTCAGGGTCCTAAAGGCATTCCAGGGCTTACAGGACCAGGGGGACCAATTGGACCACCTGGAGTCCCTGGGCCTAAGGGAGAATCTGGTCCTCCTGGTAAGGCTGGTCCTCCAGGTGAGGGAAACCCTGGTGCTGTAGGCCCTCTTGGTCCTCCAGGGCCTCCAGGCCCAATTGGTTCCCCAGGCCAGGCAGGTAAACCAGGTCCTCCTGGTCCTCCAGGACCTCCTGGACCAACTGCCGTAAACCCTGAACTCATGGGTGTTCTGCCTGAGATGGGGCCAGCCCTGGATGGAGTAAAGGCTAGTGGGCATATGAAAGGAAAGAAGTATGGAGGTGGAGCTGATATAATGGGTTCTAGTGGTCTAGAGATGCCTGCTTTTACTGCACAACTGACTACAGCCTACCCTCCAGTTGGCACACCAGTGGTATTCGACAAGCTATTGTATAATGGCCGACAGAATTACAACCCACAGACAGGTGTGTTCACCTGTGACCTACCTGGTGTCTACTATTTCTCATACCATGTGCATTGCAAGGGTTCCAATGTGTGGGTGGGTCTGTACCGAAATGGAGAACCTGTGATGTATACATATGATGAGTACAAGAAGGGTGTTTTGGACCAGGCATCTGGCAGTGCTGTGGTTCCGTTACAGCAAGGAGACACTGTTCATATCGAGTTACCATCTGAAAAGGCATCTGGACTCTATGCAGGGCAATATGTCCACTCTTCTTTCTCTGGTTTCCTACTCTACCCCATGTAG